One segment of Pseudodesulfovibrio sp. 5S69 DNA contains the following:
- the bamA gene encoding outer membrane protein assembly factor BamA — translation MLSNLARGLAMGMVAVFVLLAAATGHAAEKLNQDVSVAVLPFEVNAGDDLSYLKDSLPELLTDRLKEAGFKVVAPEEVGRVLTDKGYTQFDPDRAREIALLSGAQFSVYGSLNQIGENLTIDARLVDAYAKGPGKKLSVTKKGLINLLPAVDALVDRMRMDLLRLDIVSEIDVEGTKVLDKDVVLMRMTMQKGDMITPKSINTALKNVYDLGYFDDVRVRVEDVEDGKKVIFVVKEKPRIQAIGVRGAKEIDSADILEAVSTKKGSVINPKVLSDDIRVIREMYRKEGYYKANVTQEIEDAGTGIARLTFVIDEGPQLYIEHVIIDGAKQLDPDDIKGVLALKERGWLSWIDDSGVLKEELLDRDAAAIMAYYQSKGFLTAKVGQPEVEIKDDGIDVIYKVWEGDRYKMGDTSFTGDLIEDPSKLLQVTKIDELKTEGQYFDRLILREDISALTSYYNDYGYAYADVGVKLEDDPETKVVNVVYNISKHQRVHIRRVLIEGNTVTRDNVILREMRLADGDQFSGEKLKRSSQRLTNLDFFEKVDIAPVPTGNPEEMDLVVKVKDKATGKISGGVGYSTYDGVFFGGEISEKNLFGRGYNVGFNGQIGGSSTEYVLHFTNPHINDTDLGFGSKLYSRTTDYAQYNISGNGGTVNFFYPIGEYTKLQWDYNLEAYEITDVSDSASQDIKDDEGSHLASVVAGTVTRDTRDDFRDTTTGTRAKLSILFGGGPLGGTDNFIKYIGEFEWWQPVLEQVVFHSKFWAGYLHKNFGGDDVPTAQRFDLGGVYTVRGYSNYLITPTEGPDSDAAVGGVKAFYTNLELKRPISKELGIVALGFFDAGNSWKEDERWFESVERGSVGKPSLGLYKSVGAGINWYSPIGPVGLIYAYALDDLADSKQHTFELIMGQQF, via the coding sequence ATGCTCAGTAATCTCGCTCGCGGTCTGGCGATGGGGATGGTCGCCGTCTTCGTCCTGCTGGCCGCTGCAACGGGCCATGCCGCCGAAAAGCTCAACCAGGACGTTTCCGTCGCCGTGCTGCCCTTCGAGGTCAATGCTGGCGACGACCTGAGTTATCTCAAGGACAGCCTGCCCGAGCTGCTGACCGACCGGCTGAAGGAGGCCGGATTCAAGGTCGTCGCGCCCGAAGAGGTTGGCCGGGTGTTGACTGACAAAGGGTACACCCAATTCGACCCGGACAGGGCCCGCGAAATCGCCCTGTTGTCAGGGGCCCAATTTTCCGTCTACGGCTCCCTGAACCAGATCGGGGAGAACCTGACCATCGATGCCCGCCTGGTCGACGCCTACGCCAAGGGGCCGGGCAAGAAGCTTTCCGTTACCAAAAAGGGGCTGATCAACCTGCTGCCCGCCGTGGACGCCCTGGTGGACCGCATGCGCATGGACCTCCTGCGCCTGGACATTGTTTCCGAGATCGACGTGGAGGGCACCAAGGTCCTGGACAAGGACGTGGTTCTCATGCGCATGACCATGCAGAAAGGCGACATGATCACCCCCAAGTCCATCAACACCGCGCTGAAGAACGTTTACGACCTCGGTTATTTCGACGATGTCCGCGTCCGGGTTGAGGACGTCGAGGACGGCAAGAAGGTCATCTTCGTAGTCAAGGAGAAACCGCGCATCCAAGCCATCGGCGTGCGCGGGGCCAAGGAGATCGACTCCGCCGACATCCTCGAAGCGGTGTCCACCAAGAAGGGCAGCGTCATCAACCCCAAGGTCCTGTCCGACGACATCCGCGTCATCCGGGAGATGTACCGCAAGGAAGGCTACTACAAGGCCAACGTCACCCAGGAGATCGAGGATGCGGGCACCGGCATCGCCCGGCTGACCTTCGTCATCGACGAGGGGCCGCAGCTCTATATCGAGCACGTCATCATCGACGGTGCCAAGCAGCTCGACCCCGACGACATCAAGGGCGTCCTGGCCCTCAAGGAGCGCGGCTGGCTCTCCTGGATCGACGACTCCGGCGTGCTCAAGGAGGAACTCCTCGACCGCGACGCCGCCGCCATCATGGCCTATTACCAGTCCAAGGGCTTTTTGACCGCCAAGGTCGGCCAGCCCGAGGTTGAGATCAAGGACGACGGTATCGACGTCATCTACAAGGTATGGGAAGGCGACCGTTACAAGATGGGTGACACCTCCTTTACCGGCGATCTCATCGAGGACCCGTCCAAGCTTCTCCAGGTGACCAAGATCGACGAACTCAAGACGGAAGGCCAGTACTTCGACCGGCTCATCCTCAGGGAGGATATCTCGGCCCTGACCTCGTACTACAATGATTACGGCTACGCCTACGCCGACGTGGGCGTGAAGCTCGAGGACGACCCCGAGACCAAGGTCGTCAACGTGGTCTACAACATCAGCAAACACCAGCGGGTGCACATCCGCAGGGTGCTCATTGAAGGCAACACGGTCACCAGGGACAACGTCATTCTGCGCGAGATGCGCCTGGCCGACGGCGATCAATTCAGCGGCGAAAAACTCAAGCGCTCCAGCCAACGGCTGACCAACCTCGACTTCTTCGAGAAGGTGGACATCGCTCCGGTGCCCACGGGCAACCCGGAGGAGATGGATCTGGTGGTCAAGGTCAAGGACAAGGCCACCGGCAAGATCAGCGGCGGCGTGGGCTACTCCACCTATGACGGCGTATTCTTCGGCGGCGAAATCTCCGAAAAGAACCTGTTCGGCCGCGGCTACAACGTGGGCTTCAACGGCCAGATCGGCGGGTCCAGCACCGAGTACGTCCTCCATTTCACCAACCCGCACATCAACGACACCGATCTCGGCTTCGGCAGCAAACTCTACTCCCGGACAACGGATTATGCGCAGTACAACATCTCCGGTAACGGCGGCACGGTGAACTTCTTCTATCCCATCGGGGAATATACCAAGCTCCAGTGGGACTACAACCTGGAGGCATACGAGATCACCGACGTCTCCGACAGCGCTTCCCAGGACATCAAGGACGACGAGGGGTCGCATCTGGCCTCCGTGGTCGCCGGTACGGTCACGCGCGACACCCGTGACGATTTCCGCGACACCACCACGGGCACCCGTGCGAAGCTGAGCATCTTGTTTGGCGGCGGCCCCCTCGGCGGTACCGATAATTTCATCAAATACATCGGTGAGTTCGAATGGTGGCAGCCGGTGCTTGAACAGGTCGTCTTCCACTCCAAGTTCTGGGCCGGCTACCTGCACAAGAATTTCGGCGGCGACGATGTGCCCACCGCACAGCGGTTCGACCTCGGCGGCGTGTACACGGTTCGCGGCTATTCCAATTACCTGATCACGCCGACCGAAGGGCCGGATTCCGATGCCGCCGTCGGCGGCGTCAAGGCCTTCTACACGAACCTCGAACTTAAGCGTCCGATCAGCAAGGAACTCGGCATCGTGGCCTTGGGCTTCTTCGACGCCGGCAACTCCTGGAAGGAAGACGAGCGGTGGTTCGAGTCCGTGGAGCGCGGCAGCGTGGGCAAGCCCTCGCTCGGCCTCTACAAGAGCGTCGGCGCCGGCATCAACTGGTATTCCCCCATTGGTCCCGTGGGCCTGATCTATGCTTACGCACTGGATGATCTGGCCGACTCGAAGCAACACACCTTCGAGTTGATCATGGGCCAGCAATTTTAA
- a CDS encoding lipoprotein-releasing ABC transporter permease subunit, protein MRFETFVALRYLFALRKQSFISVISLFAICGVAIGVGALIVVIGVMNGFSTDLRDKILGVNAHILVTSMRGGISDYQELADEAKQVPGVTGVTPFVYSEVMLSTRTGVKGVVLRGIDPSTSSSVLSLSKDMISGSVSRLNDSGDFPGIIIGSELAKRLGLTEGSLVNLLSPSGRSSAAGFTPKVRRFTVAGIFRTGMFEYDSSMGYVSIPAARQLLGFKGDVVSGLEISVNDVYNVKKISNDLRDKISSFSVFVRNWQEMNANLFAALELEKTAMFIILAMIVLVGSFSIVTTLVMLVIQKTKDIAVLMSLGADKKSIRNIFMFQGTFIGLAGTLIGFLIGVPLSLLLKEYQFIKLPSNVYPVDYLPVRLEALDLFTIGAAAFLLCFVATIYPARRAAGLSPSEALRYE, encoded by the coding sequence TCGTGGTCATCGGGGTGATGAACGGGTTCTCGACCGACCTGCGGGACAAGATTCTCGGCGTCAACGCGCATATTTTGGTCACGTCCATGCGCGGCGGCATCAGCGATTATCAGGAACTGGCCGACGAGGCGAAACAGGTTCCGGGCGTCACGGGTGTGACGCCCTTCGTCTATTCCGAGGTCATGCTCTCCACCCGTACCGGGGTCAAGGGCGTGGTCCTGCGCGGTATAGATCCGTCCACCTCCTCCTCGGTCCTGTCCCTGTCCAAGGACATGATCAGCGGCAGCGTCTCTCGCCTGAACGACTCCGGAGACTTCCCCGGAATCATCATCGGTTCGGAACTGGCCAAGCGGCTCGGCCTGACCGAAGGGTCACTGGTCAACCTGCTCTCGCCTTCGGGACGGTCCAGTGCGGCCGGGTTCACGCCCAAGGTGCGCCGCTTCACCGTGGCCGGCATCTTCCGCACCGGCATGTTCGAATACGATTCTTCCATGGGGTACGTCAGTATCCCGGCCGCGCGCCAATTGCTTGGCTTTAAGGGCGACGTGGTCTCAGGGCTCGAAATCAGCGTGAACGACGTCTACAACGTGAAGAAGATTTCCAACGACCTGCGCGACAAGATATCGTCGTTTTCGGTCTTCGTGCGCAACTGGCAGGAGATGAACGCCAACCTTTTCGCTGCATTAGAGCTCGAGAAGACGGCCATGTTCATCATCCTGGCCATGATCGTTCTGGTCGGCTCCTTCTCCATCGTGACCACCCTGGTCATGCTGGTCATCCAGAAGACCAAGGACATCGCCGTGCTCATGTCGCTGGGCGCGGACAAAAAGAGCATCCGCAACATCTTCATGTTCCAGGGAACGTTCATCGGGCTGGCCGGGACGCTCATCGGCTTCCTTATCGGGGTGCCGCTCAGCCTGCTGCTCAAGGAATACCAGTTCATCAAACTGCCGAGCAACGTCTATCCCGTGGATTACCTGCCGGTCCGTCTGGAGGCGCTCGACCTGTTCACCATCGGCGCCGCCGCGTTCCTGCTCTGTTTCGTGGCCACCATTTATCCCGCCCGCCGGGCTGCGGGGTTGAGTCCGTCGGAGGCCTTGCGTTATGAGTAG
- a CDS encoding ABC transporter ATP-binding protein produces MSREAIYQLIDVSKEFDGPSEVVRVLRNVDLEIPRGESLAILGASGSGKTTLLHMLGTLDTVTSGKIYLNGVDLGTLGDRERAELRNKEIGFVFQFHHLLPEFSTLENVAMPAFIAGKGRSQGLRMAREALDMVGLAHRLEHKVTTLSGGERQRAAIARAILLRPKVLLADEPTGNLDEENGSRIGKLLTSLNNELGMTFIVVTHNPELAAMMHRRFELRSGELYAQ; encoded by the coding sequence ATGAGTAGGGAGGCGATATACCAACTGATTGACGTCAGCAAGGAGTTCGACGGGCCATCCGAAGTGGTCCGCGTACTCCGCAATGTCGATCTGGAAATTCCCCGTGGCGAGTCCCTAGCCATTCTGGGGGCGTCGGGGTCCGGCAAGACCACGCTGCTGCACATGCTCGGCACGCTGGACACCGTGACCAGCGGAAAGATTTATTTGAACGGTGTCGATCTCGGCACCTTGGGAGACAGGGAGCGGGCGGAATTGCGGAACAAGGAAATAGGGTTCGTCTTCCAGTTCCATCATCTCCTGCCCGAGTTCTCCACGTTGGAGAACGTGGCGATGCCCGCCTTCATTGCCGGGAAGGGGCGCAGCCAGGGGTTGCGCATGGCACGGGAGGCCCTCGACATGGTTGGACTTGCGCACAGGCTTGAACACAAGGTAACGACCCTCTCGGGCGGAGAAAGGCAGCGGGCGGCCATTGCCAGGGCCATCCTCCTTCGTCCCAAGGTCCTCCTTGCGGACGAACCCACGGGCAACCTCGACGAGGAAAACGGCTCCAGAATCGGCAAGCTGCTGACTTCGCTTAACAATGAATTGGGTATGACCTTTATCGTCGTGACACATAATCCGGAACTCGCAGCGATGATGCATCGGCGCTTCGAACTGCGTTCAGGAGAACTCTATGCTCAGTAA